The window ctaacattgaggtcatggtatcgattccctggtaggggtggctaacagtgaagtgtgaacacacagtggggtgtactaacaactaacaaaaaaaaaaaagttgttggaCCACAGGTTATAGAAGATACCTTCCAACCTATTAAGGGCCAGTTTGGATGCTTGTaccttttttaagttgtaagaaagTTAACTTTCTTACAGGTGTAAGTAAGAGgtaatcctgtttggatgtaaaTTGCAACTTACTTACATGTAATTatgtttttgtgtttggataacctatAACTTTGTTACAGGTAATAAGTTAGATATTCACACTAGATAGAGTTAAAATAGGGAATCTAACTTTGTTACAGGTAATAAATTGGATATTCACACTAAATAGAGTTAAAATAGGGAATTGTTGAAAAATTATATTGACACATAAAAAAGATgggataaaattatttcattttattaagctcatgtaaatgaatagtttggccgattcttaggctaaactaatcaacatgtgggccataaaagtgggctcaTGTTTTCAAAATGTTAGTAATGTGGGCAAAAAACTTGAGGTAACATATCCAAGcacaaattttcattttcttcacaAGATATGTTTAAAATACTGTAAAGGaaagaaagtaaaaaacaaaTAACATCAAACTAAAATAATCTATTTAGGAACCATGTTCTCCAACCATACATGCCTTTAGGCAGGGGACATTTGTTATTCCGTGGATTGTGGGATCTGATAATCCATGCATTTACAAATTATGGGAGGAATGTATATTCCAtccatgaaaacatggattgctTGGAATCTGATAACCTTCTACGAATGTATATTCCTTATGCTCTTTAGGCACTGAAGCTATCATCTTCTAATTTTCAGTTCAAGCCCTTGAAGTTATCATCTTTTAATTTTCAGTTGTTACTGTAATACAGTTCTGTGTAGATGGAGATTAATTGGCGGTGATCCCTGTGGTGAATCATAGAAGGGAATCTCATGTGCAGGGCCAGCTGTCATAATCATGTGCTTAACAAGGCTAATTTCATTGATGAATGTCAAAACTacaagttaaaaaaataataataataatcctacCAGAGATACTGATATGTACAATCAACGTGGGCTTCTTAAACAGCCACAGCAGCCTACGTAGtaggaagcaaaaaaaaaaaaagggtcctgTAAACACGGGCTTCTCAAACAGCTACAACAACCCACATAGCaagaagcaagaaaaaaaaaaaaaaaaaacaacccaaaaaaacaaaaatgggTCCTGTAAACATAAGCTTCTCAGACAGCCAAAACAACCCACATAGCAGgaagcaaaaaaaacaaaaatgagtgggcttttcaaacaaccacaacagcCCACATAGCAGGTagccaaaaaaacaaaaatgggtcctcaaacaaccacaacacctGCAGCTTGACAAAGGAAAGACCCACATAGCAGGAAAACCAATTATATGGGTCTTGTAAACATGGGCTTACCTAAAATAATAATCAGAAATGGATGTACAACATGAAtataacacaaaaatcatggtggggcccacatagcaccatcaTTAGTAGACAGTCCACGGGCTGCTGccatgttatgtgggcccactatgatgtatttgtttcatccacaccatctttccatgattccagatcattttaagtcatcatcccaaaaataaggtacatcaaaattttgggtggaccacatcactggaaacaatgttgattgaacacccacattaaaaaattttggtgggccaccaatgttttcgatcaaactgatatttgttttgttcccttcatctaggtctttatgacctaatcaacagcttggatgtgaaacaaacattacagtgggccctagtagttttttaatggtggactttcaatcattattgttttcggtggtgtggtccacctgagatttagatatccctcgtttttttgaatcaagccgtaaaacgatccaaaagaatggatggacgtcatggataaaacaaatacaatatggtggaccccacagatcatCAGCCATTATCCACGCCACCTCACCAAGCTGTGTCCGTCAatgcagaagaaaaaaaaagaacgaaaaacgcaatagaaagagagaaaaggggtttCCAACTTTGCTGAAGCTCGATGGGAGAGGGAAAAACGTCCGTCACTCTATTTGAAGGTAGGTACGCTTCTTCAATGCAGGTATGATTTTTTCCAAagattttcatttgaaaatttccaaCTGTTACCTGTATTAAAGAtacaggtaacttgaaaaacgACTCAAGTGCCTATAAGATTTTCGCTTCTTTCTCCTGTAAGAAAGTcacaggttgagagaaagttacctgtgattttcctcccccaaacaccaactATAACAAggtcacctgtaactttgttacattttagaaaagttacaggcatccaaataggccctaagtgaATGCAACATTCTACCCTGACAATAGGTTGGCCCTACCACAATGATCTTTTGgtgcaaaaatcagaccaatATGCTCAAGATGTAGGTCACAACATAGAAAAATAATGTTAGTCAATTGAGTAGACTTAGCTGATTTCTGTCAGAAGAAATTCTTAAGATGGGGTCGTCCAATTGGATGGATTGTATTTTGTTGTGCACATTAAACATTGGAAGGTATCAACCAGGTGGGCCATAACCTGTGGTCCAAGGaggcagtttggctagtgacccggACACCAAAAAGCTTgatggtgtcaaagctctgtgggcatCACCAAGATGTACaggatgtccatccatttagaggaGGATCAAAAGCAAAAGTAGACCCCAACACATGAAATCGTTGGGATTGAAGGCCTACCGTTGTAAACATCTGGAGGGCTACTTGcattgagctgatatttgtgttttccttccgtCAAAGTTTatttgactttatgaacaggttgggtggcaaataaacactacggtgggccataagaagttttcaacggcaagcATTTAAAccccgctgtttcctgtggtgtgatccacttgagctttggatctacctcatttttttggctcatgtcctaaaatgagctaccaaaatggatggacggcatggacaaaacacaaacatcatggtggggccacagagctttaGACATCAGCTAGGtggctggtgttgggtcaccagaCGAACCGCGTCCATggtcccatcggttggactagAGACTCCTCGTTCGAGCTCCTGTGCCCTTTTGTTGAGAGAGCTTTTTGTTCTTCCGTGCCCTTTtcttgtgtgtgtgagagagtgagagagatgggCGCGGTTTCGACGCTTTCTTCTGTCCTGTTATTTTCTCAAGCATCCGGGGATCATTGCAGAGCGTTGTCTTCCTCCTCAATCTACTTCTTCACTAATAACAGAGAGAGCAAGAGAAGATGGGCGACATTCGGCACCCTCCGCCTTTCTTATTCTTCTAGGGTGGGCGGTCTTGGCGGGAGAAGGGCTGTCGTCAGCAACTTGAGATCAGAGGGCTCTGGCGTTGACAGCATCGAAGGTGGTGATGGGGGTTTTGGCGGAGACGAcggcagcagcaacaacaacaacaacgataATGATAGCGGAGATGGAGACGGGGAATCATCTAAGTCCGGGGGTATGTCAATGTCCCAGAAGCTGACCTTGGCTTATGCTGCCTTGGTTGGAGGTATGCATGTTtcttgggtctctctctctctctctctctcagtgtgtGTGTTGAAACCAATTTTGCTAATGAAACAATTTTTCCGGATTCCTAAACGAATCACAGAAAGGCCATACAAGCTTCCATACGTGCAAATGGATGCTgagttgaattgaattgcaataactcaATCCAATGAAGAGTAAGTTGTAAATGAATTGCAGGTAAATGATTTGCAGGTGTAAATTGTTTACATCCTGTCATGTTTGGCTTTGAGCTGAAATCTTTTTACGGGTAAATAATTGTCAGAGTTTGGCTAACCTTTAAATTGTTTATAGCCTGTAATTGGGTATTCACTCCTGACAGACCTTGGAGAGGTCAATCCTCATAAAATCTTCAAAAAACATATAAGCtatgtttggatgcctgtaagttttttaAATTACAAGTAAGTTACATTTAACTTACTTACAGGTGTAAGTTATAGATAATCAATTTTTGGATGTAAGCTGTAGCTTACTTACAAGTAACTTAGTTTATGTATTTGTGTAACATGTAACTTAGTTTTAAGTAggaagttgtatattcacactaaCTAGAGCTTTGAGTAGGGAAtcatttaaaaatcaaattgacaCATAAAAATGATTAAATAAAAACATGACATCTTATTGAGCCCATCTAAATGAAtagttgggtcaatttttagactAAACTAATCATCATTTGTGCCATAAGAGTGGGCCCACTTATGCAAAATACCTACATAAAAGTGGGCCATGTATTCATCAGCTAgaaattgtgttttcccttcattgaggtctatgtgaccaaatcaataggttggatgggaaataaacatgaCAATGACCCCCAGAAAGTTTTTGTTAGTAAGCATTATATCACCGCTGTTTCTTGTTGTGTAGTCGACTTGAGAgttggatccttctcattttttgggatgatACCCCAAAATAATAATcttaaatagatggacaacatggataaaacacaaatcatgatggggcccatagagaacgATCAAGTCGCAGTCGTGGTTTGGCTTTTGATGTTGTGGGTAGCTAGGTGCTACCGTCGGTGCTTCACGGGCcccccattatgtatgtgtttcatccacgctgtccgtccattttttaagatcattttatggcatgggcccaaaaataaggtagatctaaatctcaagtggaccacatcacatgaaatagtgttggtcgaatgcccaccattgaaaacttattgggggccactaaagttttggatcaagctgatttgttTTCCCCCCTCATCTAGGTCCTTatggcctaatcaacaggttggatgtgaaacaaacactacagtgggcctaggagatttttaatgtggacattcaattactattgttttcctgtggtgtggtccacctgaagtttagatctgcctcatttttgggattaagcactaaattgatatgaaaaaaatggatggacggcgtggataaaacacatacaagatGGTGAGCtgcacagagcaccaaccagtaGGCACGTGGTTATAGCAGTGTCATAGCCAAActaaaaaaatgatgaagaggaaaagaaatCAAAAGAGACTTTTAAGGCACACCTATTTTGGAgctggatgagagagagagagagagagagagagagagagagagagagagagagagagagagccaccaACCAGCTTCAATGCAGCTAAACCTATTGGCCGCCTCATCCTTTAAGAGCCTTCAATGGCCGCAGTGCACCTGCGATTCTCCTaagaaatttaaatttcaaaccGTTGCCTGCAACTTGAAAAACAACCTTTCCCCTTGTGAGAATTTCAGATCCTTTTCTTGTAAGAAAGTTATaggttgagagaaagttacctgtaacttttctcccccaaacaccattTGTAACTTACTtgtaactttgttacattttacagaagttacaagcatccaaacggcCTCATAAGAGCTTCATTTAAGATGGATCATTCGGTTGAACGCATCTCAATAATGCTTAGGGTTGATCCTTATGTTAAACCAAACATTAGGTGAGCCACAGAAGTAGGCCCACTAATTCAAATGCCATTTTATTAGTGAAACTAATTGATTTGTTCACATTCAATCCTAACCTTTGGCTGTTCTATTTTAGTTGCGCCCAACTTTCTCAATGGGGTGACCTTGGtataggttggatgccatacacattGTGATGGCCTCATGCATAACCCTTATAAAAGTCCCTATAATTAATTTTGTTTTACAAGCTAAGATTAGGCCCCAATCAATTATCTGAActggggcccatttggtaagataatatataatatgaaCTGTCCATTTTCTTAATTATACCATAACCATTTTCTCATAATCAAACTTCAATTATAAACctctcaaaaaatgaggtattttGAATATTTGTAACTGTTAATCAGTGATTCTAATCGTTTTTTGAGCCCatcttggataaaacccatatatcacggtgggccccacaaagctcttGCCTGGACTGAGTTTGTCCAGGCAGGGGCCCGACGCAATCCGCACGTCCATAGTTGCCCCTATCGAAGAAAaacaaacgagagagagagagagagagagagagagagagagagagagagagagagagagttgcaaaGCTCCCATTGTAGCCGAATTTGAAATTCTAGCCATCAGGTTTAATTTAGTTTGCAGGTAAATGAAATCAAAGCTTTTTAGGGCTCATTTGTTCTACCAATTACATTAGGAAAggaaatgagtaatgattataaATTGCTTTACTTGCCTAGTGACATCAGTTGCATTTGGTTGCAATGGTGGCATTGCTTACGCTGTTTGTTTTATCCAAGTCAAATTGTAAATATGACAATTATACAATGTAAAATTTGAACGATTGTAGATTCCTTGTTTTCTATTATATTTGCATTTGACCATCAATTTATGTGCCATAATTCTTGCTTAAACAAACATTGTAAAATAATAATGAAGCTTATTTACTTTACCATGGAAATCgacaaaacaaacaggccctcagTGGGTTTTCATTTGCAGCTAACAGCTGTGAATGATTTACAAGCATTTTTCGGCATCCGAACACTGCCTGCAAATCATTTACCTGCAAGTCATTTACCACCTGCCCAATTTACAGGCATCTAAACGGCTCTTAAACAAACTCCTTTTGTTTTGATGGACTAGCCCTCCATTACTGCGGTCATTGCCATTTCCGGTTCACCTGAGAATCATTTTCTTCATCTGGACCAATTACTCAGTTCAGTCAGCACCAAAAACCACTACTTCAGAGGTTCTCAGGCCCGAGTCTCCCCCACTAGAAGGTTGCATGCACTACCATGTCAACTAATGGTCTGGATGCATCCTAATTGAATCTTGAAGTACAGCAACTCAAAATTAGGTGTCTGGTTGTCGTTAGGAATTAAGAAGGTTCTCTACCTTGGTCATTTTCTCTAATTATGGACTGAGTAAATTGTAGTACAGTGCAATTAAGTATCCAAACACCCCCTATATGTTAGGAACTTGGGAGAAAAGTGAAGGAACATAAGAGTTGCTTTTAATCTTGAAAATCGCAGATTTGATCATTCACAACTTTCATCCAATAAGATTTATTTGATGAGTTGAAGCTCTGTCGCATGTGTAAATCCAATTTATTAGAACTTTTACGTTGTAGGGGCGTGGAGAAAAGTGGAGGAGAGGATAACCTGTTGTCTTCTTCTATGTTAAGCCTTGAATCCTGAAGGAAAAGAACCCTCTTGATCTGGAATACTGATAAGAATTAATTGTATTCTCTATATGCAATTGGTATGGCTTATGTAAGCCTTGGACTCCTAATTCGACCTTACTTACCTGAAATGGTAAACATACTACAGATTGTAAACATGTCTGAAAAATAGCAAAGATGTCTAAACCTGAAATAGTAAATTTCCTATGGCAATGAGGATCGACAatcataattttattattttttatttttttatgaaatgGAGTCATGCATGCAAACCTCAAGATGAAGGAGGCACCGGCTGAAGGTCCTTGGAAATGACAAATGAAGCCCTTCTCGGTAAATGGCTATGGTGGTTCGGATTGGAGGTCTATTCTTTATGGAAAATATCATTGGGGGAAAATATGGGCTTCAAGTAGGGGGATGGTGGACTCCGGCTTCATCGCTTTATAAAGCTTCATACCTATGGAAATCTGTGGCTCGGCTAAAAAGCAAATTATTGGCGGGGACAGCTTTCTCATTGGTAAACGGCGAAAGTATTTGTTTTTGGGAGGACATCTGGTTGGGTGATAAACTGTTGCTGGAAGTTTTTCCAAGGTTGGTGCGAATCTCCTGTTCAGAAGAGATTCTTGTTGCACGAGGCTTCTCGATAGTAGGAGATGAGACAATATGGGCCCTTCCATGTCATAGGAACCTCTTGGATGAAGAAACTATAGATCTTGTAAATCACTTCAGGTTACTTTGTCAGGCAAAGCTTGCGGTTGAGGTCAATGATGCCATGATTTGGTTTAAGGAGATGTCCGGTTGATGCTctgagcagtgttttaaatagctacgatatgtagcatgtagcttatgctacgtaGCGTCGCTTGGCCTTAACGCTACATAGTTCacgaaaatagcttaagtcgcatgtaacctacgctacatgataatttgcatacgtTACATGCTATGTAGCTCTCATCAcgagttatttttcactacattaaaatcaattaatgtttttaatgattgttgtatttttctattttcaataaaaaattagttaatcttttcattGCTTTTAGTAAAAATgatataagtaacaatattaaatcagttacGTTGCTCTTTTTTTTAACCTTTATACTTAATGATTACCTTTTCCAATTACTTTAGGTTgtgtttagttgcaccaaatattatgaaattttgttaaacttCATTATTAAGTAGTCTAATTtggcaaatatcatgaaattagtgcaatcttgattaaaaatctagaagtagcatgtagcttacgctatacgctatgtagcttacgccgCACACTTTAGAGGGGTGAAcgctacgctacacgctattcgctatttaaaacactggctcTGAGAAATCCTTATTCAAATTATTCAGTGGCCTCTCCTTGGAAAgctcactccatcacacatcccACATTTGGCACTATGGGGCTCCTCCCAAGTTTGCGTTGTTGgcttgtgatgcaggacaattaaccacttgctctaaaagctcgaattgttagagtatggcgactTAATCCCTttgtctcatagcccaggcctcacatctaataggttaggacctcggccgaacctccctCGTGGGACCTCAAATcatatgggtaccgcctcacacgagctgcCCACTCCGAGtatgtccctgcatcccacaggctaccccactcaagcctggtgtgaaatgcgcattaatcacccccggtgaggaatcTCGAACATGAGATCTCTCCCGTGGgcctcgcccaccccgagtgtgcccctgcatctcacaagcgaccccactcgagcccggtgtgaaaatgctcctgcattaattaCCCTCGATGAGGAGTCTTGAGTACAaaacctcccgctctgataccaatttgatgcaggacaattaaccacttgctttaaaagctcgaactattagagtatgccAAATtattccctttatctcatagcccaggccccacatctcatgggttaggacctcggccgaactcccctcgtgggccccaaatcacatgggtaccgcctaacacgagccgcccaccccgagtgtgtccctgcatcccacaggctaacccacttgagcccggtgtgaaatgtacattaatcacccccggtgaggagtatcgaacatgagacctcccctgtgggccccgcccaccctgagtgtgcccctgcatcccacaggcaaccccactcgagcccggtgtgaaaatgcccctgcattagcttGGTTAGTCGGTAGTAGCAAAATGCGAAGCGTCAATAATCTTCGACAAAGGAACTTGCCACTTACAAATGTGTGCATCATGCACATGAAAGCCTAGGAAACAGTGGACCATCTCTTTCTTCTCTGCTCATTTGTAAAAGAGTTGTGGGGCGGCTTCTTCTCCCTTTTCAGTATATCATGGGTGGTTCCTAGGTCAATGGAGCATTTTCCCCTGGCTTGGCAAAAAAGGTAAAGCTATTTGGAGGTTAGTTTTACTGGCGGGAATCTGGTCACTTTGGGAGGGAAGAAACAACCACTGTTTCAGAAATCGAAGTGGTCAGTTTTGGATTGTTTTATTAAGGCTAAGCAGTTAGTTCAGTGGTGGACTATCTGTAAATGTTGTAGATCTTAGCTTTTCCTTTCCAGATCTCGGTCAGCATTGTAAATTTCTATATATAGTTTTGTCATATTAATAAATGATTGCCTTTCCCAGTGTTTCCCAAAATCAGCGAAACATTACATGATACATCCGATATTTCCCATGCGATACACGATACATCCCAGTGTTTCTGTATCCAAaggatgtgattcatccattgATATTGATACGAAAAACATTGGTTACAAAGTATTCGACTTTTATACTTATTATTTCATCATTGTTCTTTAGATTTTCCATTGCATGATGAGGTGCATGTGGTGCTCTTTTTGAGAGGTGCCAAACAGTCTTAAGCATGAGCAATGCGTTAGCAATTACTATCTGTTATTACTGAAGCATTTGGTGTCAGGTTAAGTTTGATGTATGGCAGAAGCGTGCTGTAAGATTGGGTAGGGGAGTGCTGAGTGTGGTCATCTATAGATGCATTTAAGAAGGAAAAATCCACTCTGACACAGACTGAAAGGTTTTTGTTTATGATATATTAGTTATTTTGGATTGATGAAAAATGGGTTATATTGGTCTTGTGAAGTAGGCAGATACTCAAAGCTGGGGAGCACTTATGTGTCTGACATGGAAAACAAGAGAATTGGGAGTCTGGATTGTGAAATAGGATATACAATATTGTGTACAATATTTATTGTTTCTTGGGCTATCTGCCATTTATATATGGTTTTGATTGATGCCTATACAGTTGGAGGAGTAATGGGCTATGCAAAAAGTGGTAGCCAGAAGTCATTAGCTTCTGGGGGGTTATCAGCCTTGCTTCTGTTCTATGTGTTTAGTGAACTTCCCTCAAGACCAGCGTTTGCTTCATCACTGGGGCTTGGTAAGAGATTGCTTACATTATCATGTGTACCTTGAAAATTTCTTGTAATTCTATCTTAATTcagtctctctttttctttttttctttttttatcggCATTGAAGGCCTATCTGCTGCACTTCTTGCTGTCATGGGTTCTCGCTTCATGAAGTCGAGGAAACTATTTCCAGCAGGCCTCGTATCTTTTACGTCTTTGATCATGGCTGCTGGCTACCTCCATGGAATTTTGCGCAGTCTGGGAGCATGATTTTGAGATTCAAGAGATAATGTGTTAAGTTCTGAAAACTTGTGCTTGCTGAATCTTTGAAGATGGAAATATCCAGTATTAATTGTCCTTTGCTTGACCTAtggttgtgttttcttttcacctctttttattttatgttgCAAGCTATAAAAGATTCTAGTTGGGTAGTGAAGGATTAACAATTGTGAAGCCATCCTCTAATTATCCAGCTCTTTTCTTCCCACAGGGTTGTACAACTTCCTTACAGAATGCTGCTTTAATCTCTTTCCTAATACCTGGCTGGCCTTATTATCCTTGGTTCACAGCTAAAACTGATGGCCCCCACATGCGACGGGGTTTGTTAACTCCCTTCAAATGGTTTGGTGGAACAGCTAGAATACCAGCTTAATCATTCATTGTCATGCTTGTTGATTGATGACTTCTTTAACTTTACAAGGCAATGTTTAGTGCTATTCCTTCTGGTATTGATTGTCATTTGCGTTTTGGTCGCATGTAATCATGATTCATCTTGACTTGTTTGGGCCCAAGATGAGTCATTACCAAACGAGTTGGGCACAACTCGGGGTGAGTGGATAATGTATATTCCGACACTCAGATCAGACAATGATCCTTGTCAAAGTTTGTaccaaaatttcagccattgttATAGACAAGGATCTTTCTCCTTTGCTTCTCGCATTAGTGCCTTTTTCCCTACCCATAGCCTCTCAAGTCCAAACACTGCAACCTTTAAAATGTCTGCAACTTGCCTATTCTTCTTATCACATAATGATGCAAGGAGCATGGCCCAATCATGCACTTCACAGTGGCATGGATGCCTCCTTTTCCTGCCTTGACCCTCTCTGTCACTTTCTTGGCCACCTCCAAGACCCATTCTGCAAAATCTTCTGCTCTTGGTTTACTGTGCTCTCTACGACTTTCCACAAATCCCACATACTTTTTTCATTCAAGGCAATGATTCTGCAATCAGGGAAACTAGACCCAGTTTCTCATCATCAATGACTGCATCTACCAGACAATTCCATTGCCTCCAAAGGGTTCAAGTAATAGTCATGGTCATCACAAGCATGAAATAAAGGGGGATCAGTTCGGCCAACCCAGTCGGGCAATGACTTGCTGGGCTGTACCTGAGTCACCCCCAATATTTGAGACTCATTGTCCCATCTAACTCTGCCATTGCCACCATTATGAGATCAGTAGGCTGCTTCATTTTGCTTGGAGTTGTATACACAgtttgtttccttttcttttcattttataaaCTGTATGAGGGCCATGGTTTGCCTTTTGGGTTTGCAGGCTGTGAGCCCCTGTGGCACATGAACTTGGTGGGTTGCAATGGTAGGGTTTGCATTGCATTAGCTGGAAAGATATGTGGCTCTTCCAGGAATTCAGTTGCCATTTACCTGATGGGATTTTGTTGGACTCTGTTGATCCTAGTGATCATTGTGGGCATTGATATGCCCAAGCCCAAGGATCTGATTACATGGTTATTCGAGAACATAGATGTACCCTGTCTGATTAATTGTGAATTTTGTTTATGGACTGTGTTGATCCTTGTGATCATTGTGGGCATTGATATACCCCAGCCCCATGATCCCATTACATGATAAGCATGGTTATTGGAGAACATACCTGTAGTCCACTATTGATCGTGGCTGTCGAAGCTTAAATACTTGGCGAAGACAATGAAGGAGCTCGTTGATATTGTATCTTCTTACTCGTGCTCTTACAGTCATAAAGAAATTGCAAGAGCTGAGCTAGGGAACGAGATATAGATAGGTGCTTGTTGATC of the Magnolia sinica isolate HGM2019 chromosome 7, MsV1, whole genome shotgun sequence genome contains:
- the LOC131251845 gene encoding protein FATTY ACID EXPORT 2, chloroplastic-like, coding for MGAVSTLSSVLLFSQASGDHCRALSSSSIYFFTNNRESKRRWATFGTLRLSYSSRVGGLGGRRAVVSNLRSEGSGVDSIEGGDGGFGGDDGSSNNNNNDNDSGDGDGESSKSGGMSMSQKLTLAYAALVGVGGVMGYAKSGSQKSLASGGLSALLLFYVFSELPSRPAFASSLGLGLSAALLAVMGSRFMKSRKLFPAGLVSFTSLIMAAGYLHGILRSLGA